The DNA region AGGGACAGGTCGCCCCCCCATGCATGCCACGTTAGATCATAGACACATGCAGCCGTCGTGTTGGCACACTGCATTGGATTCGACGCACAGCTAGCTAGCCCCATAACCCTAGCAGACTGCAGATCGGGACCTCTCTGCACAGTAATTTACAATCTTCCAAAGTCTTTGATTCAAGCCTCCCCGACCTCCTGGCCTGTTGTATTTAGAATGGACAAAGGATCTAGCTAGCCACACATGACAATGACCAAACTGAGATAAAAACAAAGGAACAAAATTAGGTAGGGAGCACATGGAACTCTCCTTCCCATACCCCAAAGGCCCTAAGTTCTGATCTCTGGCCATTTTCTTTATGAGCTTTGAAGATTCTGAAATGTATTCTTCCGGTCTCGTGGACAACTTGTGGGAAAGATGGTCCCACCCTATCTCAACTTTTCATCACTTCTTGCGTTTGTTCTTTTCGTACTGATCAGGTCCACTCATTTGTTATCGCTTGCAGAGCTTGATCAGCTCCCATGCATATACCAGTGGTTGACAGTTaatgaactatatataatagtaatccAAGAGATGATGAATGGATTGGAACCCAGGGCTTTCGATTTTCCTGGGAATAAATCTATCGGAAATGATTGAAGATGCATGGATCATTACATGAGTCCAGAAAggctataattttataatattgaattagataaaaacaagaagaagaagatgcagcAGAAGTTATGGGCAAGCAAGAATATTGGGGATCGTGATTCGTATTATCTACTGATCGTATCTATAGGCCGCAGCTTGCATACTTTTTAGGGTAATAAACTTAAGCGGCCAGAACGTACTGATCTTGAGATGTTGGAAATTAAATACACCAAAAACCACACTGATCATTATCTTAAAGCTATATGACATGATTggattgtttaaaaaaaatgtgtattacATTTAACTACGACCAATGTAAATCTTAGGTATATTAATTTACAAGctaataatttgtaaatatataatttgtaaatagatttattctattataattttttttactaccagcttattatttatttttaaattagagaaatgatttgtacaaattttaaatagataagttccgtgtaaatttttatataaaaaaaatgaatgtcaccttaaaaaagtataaaaaaatcattatttttttagtagaatctacttttttacaaagggtATGCAtgatttgtctatttgagatttgtagTATATACCTAATACATTACTGGCCTTCTAATTATTATCttctatattttaataataacatgaaatgagatgaattgagatagtttataaatagtaataaaatttatgaattaaaatttataataataataaataatagtgatgagataagttgagatgaaatcaATTCTCAATCTAAATTGATTCTCACACGTCAACTCTAGTTTGTGCCCGCCCACTCTACTAATCTAATTTTCCATGCATCCCGTGCATGAATCCtttgttatgttcacattttaTTCAGAAAAAACGTGTGAAGTGATACGCGcgtgccaaaaaaataaaaaataaaaaacctcaaGAGCACGGCATTACACTATTAAATTAATGTTTGGGTgagtaaaattcaaattaaaatttactctcatcaaattcaaaatatcttctctattctcGAAGTTACTCAATGTCATATGTACGTGGCCAGTACTCCTGATCTATGACTCAATATGAACTtcagcaattttattttaattatgatctCATATccaagtattatatatatataccttggTTATGACATCTCTAAAAGTAAAATCAGATCCATTAATCAAGCCATTGAATTTgttgataaatttttaaatattatttttgacaaAAATCAGTTACAAAAGCTTTTTTTGATTCTCTTAATTATGTTGTTTAATTCTATCAAGATATTTAGAAACAATGTCATCATTTATTTCAACGACTACAGAGACATTCTCATTGGTCAGAAGTTCATACTAACATTGTTAAACAGATTAAGGCATATGTCGAAACTATTCCATACCTTGGCATTCTTATTACtgattcttttatatatatatatatatatatatatatatttgtgaagtCAAACTATTCATCTCAaacttaattcatctcaaactATTTATCAATGtgactcactatttttttaactttcattaaaaaaaagttaaacgcATCTTAACCTACttcataaaaaaagttaaactcgtttcaacataaaaagttaaacccatatcaatttaaaaaagttataaaaccCATCTCAATGCAGGgactataaaatattactattcacaattcaaatCAACTTGTTTCAATATCCACACGTACGTAAcatgtctcgtttgtttttacaactcctctaatctaattattatgtataactttatcaaatttttacataaaataaaataaataactcaactttttaaaattttaaaataataataatattaaaaataatattttaataatattttattcaatttttaattttaatctcatcttatctcatttcatcatccgagaaaataaatcaagattctaggcgAAGGATTGAGAATACTGATTATTACACGTGATGATTAAGCTgtgtaaaagaaaatgaaaacttaaATTGGACATCTCAGCTCGTTATTTAAGCATAAGTTATAGATTTTGCTTATCTTTGTTTCACATCAAGCTGTCATATATATGGAATTTTTAATCTTGGTGTTTTTTTGACTTTTGCATGGGGAATCTTCGCACCGACGGAGTCCTCCATGCATTGCATGAGGCCATATATATGAACAGTTTCGATTGATTAGCAATTAAGTTTCTTAATTCTTGTCATTATCATTATTGGTTAATGATAATATTGTTCTAatacaaattcaaataaatcctaaatattctGATATTCagagtttattaatttataagccggaccaaagaatatatatatatatatataactaaaattttcttaaaagatAAATTCTAACAAATTTAGTTTAGACCCTAATTTGTAAAATCGCGAGACATAATTAGAGTTTTGCGcaagatttcttttttaataaaagagcaaatttcacaataaaaaataaaaaaaatcactttatttcgATAGAGCCtactttttcacaaaaaaattataagaaatttattaacttAAAATTTGTTAAGATTTActatacatcagtcactatttactttcataacttatacttataattataaGGTGTGTGGgtgtttttttatagggtgtgtggttgtttttcataaaatgtgagatgatgaataataactgatgagaaattttttttaaatttataacttaTGTTACTCtctttcataattatataagagtaatgttatatacaagtttcaaatatacAAGCTTTATACaaacattttgtaaaaatataggtcccataaaaaaaaaaaaaatttcatatttttccataatataatcatattttttataaaaaatttggacCAAACTTATACATTtagagtttatatataaatatatatatatcatttctcattatataACAGGAATGTGAACCAGCACCATTAGGATGTGAATGAAGTAGTTTCAGgctgaagaaaagaaagaaaatcttaaGATGTTTGACCAAACAGCTTATGCTCTGCAAAATCATGATTTGTTTACTCATTGTGATGTCAATTTTGGGAAGTGATTAGCACATTATTTAACACTGATCTAAAATGTGCAGAAGGTCCCCCTTGTGAGAGAGCATCCAGAAATCCATCAATCATGTGACTCAAATTTTGGAGTCATGTGATTTTATCGGATGGTGCAGAAATAGATCTGGTCATGATCCAACGGTGCTGGGTCTTGTGGAGCCTTTGCCGCAGCTTCCGGTGTCCGGTAAAGGATGGACCGCACCTGTCCCACATCGCCCACCTCTTAAACCCCACCCTTCAAATGACTTTTGCATTAAAAGCTGTTAAAGGTCAACTCTGCTTCACTGtctccaactctctctctctctctctatctctcacacCGATTTTACCGAGTCGTCGATCCAACGGCTAATCGGAACCTTTTGACCTTATCATTTTTCACGGTCTCCAACAGAAAATGGTCAATGTTTCGACCACGTGGAATCACAGGATTAGTGGGTAAGTTTGACTGCAGAacgatgaagaagatgatggacGGGTCAGTAACCCTATTTTTGCCTTTGCTGCATTGGGGAAGGTATCAGTTTGACTCGAATCCCACTctctgctctttttttttttaatctccatTCTCCAGTCTCCACACTTTACCGCTTTTTTGCTTTCCTCGTCAtcatttgttcttcttctttaacGATCCAATCGAATCTGTATTGTGTTTATATCTTTCCTCGCTATGGAGGTCTTCTGTTCTTAGTGCAATGGCTGTGGAGCTGATGATGGGCTGTGGCGGGGGTGATGGTTTTTCGGGGAAGATTGAAGAGGACGCTCTTGCTGTAAAGGAAGCTGCGTCTGCTGGGATTCAGAGCGTCGAGAAGCTGATGAGATTGATTTCTCAAGAACAATACCAACAGGGACAAGCAACAGCTGATTCCACTAGTACTAGTAACAAAGCTTCCATGGAGCTGGGGGCTGTCGCGGATGTCACGGTGGACAAGTTCCAGAAGGTGATATCTTTACTGGATAGAAGAAGAATAGGCCACGCTCGGTTCCGAAGGGCTCCTGTTTCTCTTGCTCCTGCTTCTGATTTACCAGTACAGCTGAACGAAGAAACAAAGCACCCGCTGTCTCACCATCTGAAAACAGAGCCTGTTTCTGCTTTTAAGGTTTACTGTCCCACTCCTACACCGGTTGTTCGCCTACCTCCTCTGCCGAATAATCACTCCCATTTGCCCCCACATATGGGGGCAAAGAATATTGGGTCCGTGGAGAGGAAGGATGCCGTTACAAGTATCACCTTCTCGCCATCACCGCCGATTTCTGCTGCGAATTCTTTCGTGTCGACTTTGACAGGGGATACTGAGAGCTTGCAGCCTTCCTTGTCGTCCGGGTTCCATATTACGCACATGTCTCAGGTGTCGTCTGCGGGGAAGCCACCTCTGTCTTCCTGCTCCTTGAAGAGGAGGTGTAACTCCATGGACGATGCGGCCGTTCTCAAGTGTGGCTCATCTCCTGCACGTTGCCACTGTTCAAAGAAAAGGTTGGTTTCTTGCTCTTCTATGATTGTATGTGGTTTACTACCACAAAAAGATGCGTTTTCGCCTTTATTTTCACGAACCGATATCATTAATCTCATATACTTAAGCAGGAAATCCAAAGTGAAGAGAGTTATCAGAGTCCCTGCAATTAGCCCAAAGATGGCGGATATTCCACCTGATGATTATTCCTGGAGGAAATACGGCCAGAAACCCATTAAAGGTTCTCCCCATCCAAGGTGTGTATTTATTCGTAGTGTGCAGTCTTCAATCACGATTCGCAATCCTCTGTTTCTGTTTGTCTTGCTTCTCTTCCAAACAGTATCTCAATCATATCACTTGGTTGTACCATACTAGTGGTATTTTAGATGTTCTGGGTGCAGTTTTCTTGGGAAAAAAGCTTccattttcaatgtattttaATGGATGAAAATTTCAGGGGATATTACAAGTGCAGTAGCTTGAGGGGCTGCCCTGCGCGCAAACATGTGGAGCGTGCTCTGGATGATCCAACGATGCTGGTTGTGACCTACGAGGGTGAACACAATCACTCCAACTCTCTCACGGAGGCAACTGCAGCTCATGTCCTGGAATCATCCTAGCCCCACTGGCCCAAAGTCCCAAGATCTAGAGCAGATTTTGGGGGTGAGTTTACATATTTTCAAACGCAGAGGCCTGCATTTGTGTAATTGTTTAGAAGGAGGAGAAGATTAGTGGGTTATATGCTATAGCTATCTTATACAAAATGggattcttttgttttcttccttcCCTTTAGCCGTTGAAAGACTTTTGGTTGGGTGATGAAAAGAGTAGGAAAGCGTAAAGATAGTGGATTTTCTGATAGTTTATCATGCTTGTAGACTTGTAGTGTTTTTCcccttttctcaaacttctatttttttttttaatttttttaaatgattataggTATAGTTATGCTTTTATATACAGTTAAGGAAATGCTTGGATCATAGTGGAATCTCAAAGAAGTAGAGCTCGCATACTCATCATAGTTATAACTATAATCAAAGAATACCCACATGGTTATCAAAACAAATCTGCAAAATCATGGTCCCCTTCAACCAGCTCCTTGGAAATCTGTTTGAAAATTCAATTTTGCTGAAAATGCTTATGTGGAAATCTGCAATGGTCCCCTTCAAAAGTTGTGTCATTTGTCCATCTGTGCCTGAGACTTTCAGACCCATTCTTAGGTTTCCACTTTGCAAGGGCAGTCTAGTGAGTATCCCCTTGGCCAGAGGAGCTCTCATCTTTGTATCAAATGCCATGAACATCCGTTGGTATACAAGAAACAAGGTAGTGTTTGAGAATCTCATACCTGATGCAACCATGCTGATCTTCAACCTATGACCTATGGAAGCCACCCTCAGGGAGAACTCTTACAGAGGCAtgaacaaaaatacttttattgtGGAACCATCAGTGGCAAAGGTGGAAGCTGCTATCTTGGGCCTTTGCTTTAAATAATAACTGTAAAcaattttggattaaaaaagtCTTGGTGGAAGGTGACTTGCTCTGCTTCATAGAGGCTCTATCCCACCACCCAACTCGTCACCGATTGAAGGATATCCCCGCCGATATAATGTGAGATTTTTTGAAGAGTCATGCTACCGGCATCAATAGTTTGGACTGCAAAtgcattctctttttttcaatttcaaccattttttatatatttttaaatatttttaaagaatagaaaaaacacCAATTcattaatagttactttcttaaccgttaaataaaataaaaaaataaaaaaaacacaattggTTACTTTTGTCGGTAAGCTTTATCGGTTGAAAGagcttttttccttttcaacatTTCACGTGTTGCACAACCTATTATTACGTCCTAAATTCAAACGGGACCTTAATTTTAATGCAAGTTtgttgaaaaacaaaatgggCCGCAGCTTCATTATTGTGGGCAACATACCAATTGCCAAGTTGCCAGTAGCTAGTCCTACATGCATGCAGACAATCTATTCGAGCAaccatttcaattttctctatcataattaagaaaaaaactatcatgcttgtatttttctttttttaaaaaattttgaaattattacgTCTTTAAAACTTTTCTTTCTCGATATACCTATAATTACTTAATTTGCTTTGTATGAAAACGTGAATGAGTAAAGCTGAATTTTCCAAGCGAAGGAGATTAGAGATATATCGAAAAAAGTACATCAAATTCGATCCAATCATAAACATATAGCATGAATAACGAAAAAGTTACTACTTTTCCACAATCAATTTTGCAGGGCCAAAACCGGCAGTGAATACGAACTGCTCAACCAGGCCAAAATGAGCcatcagcaaccaaacaagaTTGATAAGCTGTCCACCTCTACTTACTTGCTGAGAATGAGCATCTGGTCGGCAATGATTTGACGCGTATGACAACATCTCCACCCACACTTTGCTGATTACCTCCCATTTCTTCTCCAATTTTTGCAGCTCTTtggccagcatgcatgcatcaaacAATACAGATTTGCTTCGATCTCCCTTCACATGAACAGGTTTAACATCTGTATTCACAGCAAGGAGCTTTTCACAAGCATCCTTTACCATCTTTGGTCCTAGTCCCTTATTGCGAAAGAATCTTTTAGCCTCAGCACATGTATCTCTATATCTAATTTGCCCAATACCTGCCACAGCAGACATCATAGTAGGTTTCATCACTAAAAGATATAGCATGTAATCTGAAACGAGCTTACTGATGAATTTATAATCAACAGCTTCTGTCTGGTGATCGACTTCACTTCCATGATAGCAGATTTCAGTAGCAATGTGCCAAAGCAGAAGGCTCTCATCATAGGTAACATTTtcaatataatcttttttaagtGTTTCAAAAAGTACTTCCCCTCCGTGCTCCTTTTTGTATTCTTCGAGAACATAAGCACCTCTAGCTGAACTTATCGTCTTGATATTTTCTGGTTTATCTGCTTCTTTAGATTTCTCCAACAGTTCTTTAAAGATAAATTCCCATAGATTTTTCGTGAAGTAGTTTTTGGACGCATATCTCCACTCATCTAGAAAATCCTTAGCACCCAACGGTTCGACCACTTTTTTCCTACAACATTTCTGTATACGATGCAACAAATGAGCAGTCTTCTTAAAAATGCCAAGGTAGCACTGATCTGCATTTTCTTCATGGGATTTTTTCGGAAGTTGCTTGAGGCAGTATGTTATCAAATTAAATCCTGCCACGGATTCAGACCACCTGCGAAGTAATACTGGTGTAGTCCTTATTGACTCACTTGAATTTGTGTTTGGCAGCTCATCCTTGGGTGGAGACCACCTTGACCTTctaattttgagatattttttgaagatgGCCCGGACTCCTGAATTTGTATTAATCCTATTGTCGAGAAAATTTACTGTTGTCCAATCAGAAAAAATGAGGTTGAAGAGTGCTATTGCCTCCAGGCTCAAGGCACCGAGCAGCAGGGTGTAGGTAACTCGAATATCAAACTTATCTAAACCATGCTTGCAGTCTACAAAAAAGAAGACCCCAAGGGACGCCAAAACCGAAAGCGAGCTTACAGAGCGCAAAAGGTATCCTATTGTATCATGTATCACAACGAACTTGGTATAGAGAACTTCGTAGATGAAGTTGAGTTCAACCTCCAACACTTTAAGCGCATCATCAGGCCTGCTGAtctgaagaaaaaaatctctGCTCTCATTTCGATCATTATGGCTAATGAGATCAACAATGAGCCCCTTGAAGATTTTGAAGAAGTGGTAACCATATCTCACCACCTCAAACTCATCTAATCTCTTCTCCTGATCTCTCGGACGTTGAGAAGAATAGAAGGCTGACTTGGATTCTCTAATAACAGCATCTAATGTTTGTGACATTTTTGTAGGAAGTCTGGCTACTTTCTTTGAAGAGTATGCCTCCATGAGCTTCGCGTACTCTGGTCCAGGATCTGGTTCTGTAAGCATGGTTTCTCGGAATGTACCCCAGCTTGCACGATATAAAGAACGTGTCCGTTCACTGTATTTAATGACTCCTGCCAGGAAAATGAGGGAAGTCGGGAGCCATAGCTTGTTGCTTGGTAGTGTTTCCAGGAAGACATAAAACGAGGCGACAACTTGGAATATCAGGGTGAGGAAGTGCCTAAGCCAGAGCTCATTATCCTCCAGGGCAAAAGCAGTTATGGTGTCCGGCCCACCAAGATGTAACAACAAGAACGGAGCCCAAAATGCAAGAAGGTCACTCCTTTCAATAATCTTAGATGAGTTCCGGCTGCTGGTGATGAGCCCGATAGTGAAGCTAGCTGCCCAATCGGCTAGAAAGTATGATCCCCAGATGATCAGGATGTAGAGCTTATTTCCTGTGCGCTTTCTCATGGGAGCACCCAAAAACAGTACGATTTGTAGTGAAAGGCTGAAGAGAATGACTCCCCTGACATTCCATATCTCCCATGTCTTCTGCAGCCTGATCGGAATGAGCTCGACCATATCTCCTTTTCGTTACCTTTCCCTCGATCTATCTCACTTTTGGTTCGAAAAATGAACCAAACGAATGAAATTAGGTCGTGCCGCAGTTCTTTCTACTAGACAACTTTCGACTTTCTTTCCTCGAGACAgccttaaaagaaaattacagcTGCCAACTAGTGagaaactcaatttttttttcactgggACATCAGATTTATTCAATTGAAAAACAATGGAGaacttaaaaacataaaaagtagattttttttggaTCAAGTATGAAAATTTCTTGGAATTGTTGTTCAGTCTAAAATGAAACAGATGGAACATAATATAGACATATGAAACGAGTCATTTAGTTTCTGTTTGGATTAAGAAAttagtgtttcatctcatctcatctcatcaattttttcaaatcttaatttaacttttttaaatcttaaaataataatgatattaaaaaataatattttaacaatatttcttttaatttttcatctcatctcatctctactcTAAATCCAAATCAACCCTTAATGTTATGAGACTTGAACAGTACTTAATAAACGAGATAAGATTCACTCCATATTTCTACCTTTTATAGCTAAAATCATGAAAAGAACATCTATAGAAGATCTAAACTATAATTGTATCAACAGGGGTTTTGGGAGAGAAATCAAGCAGATCCTCTTGGTGTCAAAGGTAGCAATCAGTGCAGTGACTAATCACATATACCAGGAAAACGTAccgtttaatcaaatatttataagtgatCCTTGTATTGTCGTATTACCTTTCCTTGGTTACCAAAAGGAACTCCCGTTACTTATGATTAGCGCATGCATGGGACTGATTCACATGTGGTCGTGCTATTTCACGCAGTAACAGTGACTGATTTTCCCCCTCATATCATCAAATCAGACCATTCATTGCTACCTAGCTATATTCTCTCTCTGTATGTTAATATCACTTCCGTTTCTAATTTTTCGTAATGACAGTGACTGTGTTGGAGTATCTAACAGGTCTTTCAACAGCCttttttatctttccttttcctttttccctagGTACGTCACGTAAAATATAAGGGATGGCGAGAGCTTATACATGAGGCCATGTTACCAAATTATTGTAATTTGGTGACTGCTCTACGGAGTGTTTCAATCGGCCTTAAAACTTGTGGATTTTGTGGACGGTCCTTCCAACAACTTAATTTGTATATCggaaataaacatatataccaATACGGAAAGTAAGGAAGTATATAAGAAGACAAGTGTTATggtcataaaaagattttacaaaagtaaatttatgaactgacatgattttgtgatatcccatatgataagaataagagtaggtggtgtatgggatcccatattgcttcagaaaaagaagtttttgctctttataagttTCTAATgaagctccaattgtatcattcattaatccttttggagtataggctatgttatttgagccttccattggggtgttacagatTTCATATGATGCCttaaatttactttacattaaaaataattttataatctaacatatcacgtcaagtcatatcaatttataaatttacttttttagaatatatattatacacatcGATTTGCAAATAGAATAGGAAAAAACAACAAATGGCACCTACATGATAAGATCAGTAATTACTAGTGGATTTAATgtagaaatttttttctcatcagccactatttacCACCTCACACCCTATACTCTATGAAAAATACcctcacaccttatgaaaaaataggtgtgagagtgaatagtagctgatacATAATAAATCCCTTTAATGCaaccaaaatatatagatatacatcgtatctcaacaaaaaaatatctctggatcaataataataaataaaaaaaagaaacaaattatgaAAGTTAAGATCAAAACCCAACACTGATGATTTAGCTAAAATGCGACTGCAAGAgctaaaataatagaaaattagCAAACATACTTTGATTTCCCCTTTTGTTAAGCTCTGGTTGCCTAAGACCGACTCATGCTAGCTCATGCACGCCACGTTCACGGAGTGAAGGACTAGAcacagagagtgagagataATGTCCTAGGGGAGAAAGGGAGCTGCTATTTGTAGACGTTGAGCTGAGATTAGGAAACTTGGAAActacaaaaatgaagaagaattacaaaaattacaatAGATGCCATTATGAGATAATTTCGAGATGAAATTGCCAAACAAAAACTTTATGTACAGTCACTTTTGTATACTCTAATAAAGCAATTGGCTACGtcactatttttaa from Juglans regia cultivar Chandler unplaced genomic scaffold, Walnut 2.0 Scaffold_102, whole genome shotgun sequence includes:
- the LOC108980973 gene encoding probable WRKY transcription factor 7, yielding MFRPRGITGLVGKFDCRTMKKMMDGSVTLFLPLLHWGRSSVLSAMAVELMMGCGGGDGFSGKIEEDALAVKEAASAGIQSVEKLMRLISQEQYQQGQATADSTSTSNKASMELGAVADVTVDKFQKVISLLDRRRIGHARFRRAPVSLAPASDLPVQLNEETKHPLSHHLKTEPVSAFKVYCPTPTPVVRLPPLPNNHSHLPPHMGAKNIGSVERKDAVTSITFSPSPPISAANSFVSTLTGDTESLQPSLSSGFHITHMSQVSSAGKPPLSSCSLKRRCNSMDDAAVLKCGSSPARCHCSKKRKSKVKRVIRVPAISPKMADIPPDDYSWRKYGQKPIKGSPHPRGYYKCSSLRGCPARKHVERALDDPTMLVVTYEGEHNHSNSLTEATAAHVLESS
- the LOC108979765 gene encoding uncharacterized protein LOC108979765, which codes for MVELIPIRLQKTWEIWNVRGVILFSLSLQIVLFLGAPMRKRTGNKLYILIIWGSYFLADWAASFTIGLITSSRNSSKIIERSDLLAFWAPFLLLHLGGPDTITAFALEDNELWLRHFLTLIFQVVASFYVFLETLPSNKLWLPTSLIFLAGVIKYSERTRSLYRASWGTFRETMLTEPDPGPEYAKLMEAYSSKKVARLPTKMSQTLDAVIRESKSAFYSSQRPRDQEKRLDEFEVVRYGYHFFKIFKGLIVDLISHNDRNESRDFFLQISRPDDALKVLEVELNFIYEVLYTKFVVIHDTIGYLLRSVSSLSVLASLGVFFFVDCKHGLDKFDIRVTYTLLLGALSLEAIALFNLIFSDWTTVNFLDNRINTNSGVRAIFKKYLKIRRSRWSPPKDELPNTNSSESIRTTPVLLRRWSESVAGFNLITYCLKQLPKKSHEENADQCYLGIFKKTAHLLHRIQKCCRKKVVEPLGAKDFLDEWRYASKNYFTKNLWEFIFKELLEKSKEADKPENIKTISSARGAYVLEEYKKEHGGEVLFETLKKDYIENVTYDESLLLWHIATEICYHGSEVDHQTEAVDYKFISKLVSDYMLYLLVMKPTMMSAVAGIGQIRYRDTCAEAKRFFRNKGLGPKMVKDACEKLLAVNTDVKPVHVKGDRSKSVLFDACMLAKELQKLEKKWEVISKVWVEMLSYASNHCRPDAHSQQVSRGGQLINLVWLLMAHFGLVEQFVFTAGFGPAKLIVEK